A window of the Barnesiella propionica genome harbors these coding sequences:
- a CDS encoding prolyl oligopeptidase family serine peptidase — MKKNLFISTGIMAILATSCGTTPKLSYPETAREEVCDTFFGHIVSDPYRWLENDTSAATAEWVKQQNAVTNDYLSHIPFREALKERLTNISDYPLYNIPFKKNDKYYFFKREGKQNQSVLYVQDSIGAEPVIVLDPNILSEDGTVALSQISFSKDGKYLAYSIARSGSDWNEIYVLDLHSGKLLSDRLEWVKFSGISWQGNGFYYSGYDAPESGKEYSGKNEYHKVYFHEAGTPQRQDKLIFEDKKHPLRNVNAGTSDDEKYLFISQTESTSGNTLQIKDLTRHGSPWITISGGFDADYNVIDDVNGNIFILTNDNAPKWRLISVDPKAPEKKNWKEIIPESDNVLSSVRIAGDKLLVTYIKDAIDHAYSYNLDGTNPREIELPALGSIEGFSGTQKDNEAFYSFQSYTLPPTIYKYDVKNNKSEIFRSCDVNFNPEDYTSEQVFYTSKDGTKVPMTITYKKGIKLDGNNPALLYGYGGFDINLNPRFMVMKIPFLEQGGIYAEANLRGGGEYGAEWHKAGTKMQKQNVFDDFIAAAEYLVDKGYTSSKKLAINGGSNGGLLVGACLTQRPDLYAVAVPEVGVLDMLRYHRFTIGWAWATDYGKSDDSPEMFQYLLGYSPLHNVKEGTAYPATLVMTGDHDDRVVPAHSFKFAATLQAANNGTHPTLIRIDSKAGHGAGKPISKVIDAQADMFSFIMYNLGMKPDFK; from the coding sequence ATGAAAAAAAACTTATTCATATCTACCGGCATCATGGCAATCCTGGCAACCTCTTGCGGAACAACACCTAAATTATCATATCCCGAAACCGCCCGGGAAGAAGTATGTGACACATTTTTCGGCCACATAGTGTCCGATCCTTACCGATGGCTTGAGAACGATACTTCCGCAGCAACAGCCGAATGGGTAAAACAGCAAAACGCGGTTACCAACGACTATCTGTCTCATATCCCTTTCAGGGAAGCTTTAAAAGAAAGACTTACCAATATCTCCGATTATCCTTTATATAATATACCTTTCAAAAAGAACGATAAATATTATTTTTTCAAACGGGAAGGTAAACAGAATCAGTCTGTTCTATATGTTCAGGATAGTATAGGAGCCGAACCCGTCATCGTATTGGATCCGAATATTTTGTCGGAAGACGGAACAGTAGCCCTTTCACAAATATCTTTTTCTAAAGACGGAAAATATCTTGCCTACTCTATCGCCCGCAGCGGGTCGGACTGGAACGAGATATATGTGCTGGACCTGCATTCGGGAAAACTTTTATCAGACCGCCTTGAATGGGTAAAATTTTCGGGTATTTCATGGCAGGGAAACGGCTTTTACTATAGCGGTTATGACGCCCCGGAAAGCGGAAAAGAATATTCCGGCAAAAATGAATATCACAAAGTATATTTCCATGAAGCCGGTACTCCGCAAAGGCAGGATAAACTGATCTTCGAGGATAAAAAACATCCTTTACGAAATGTTAATGCCGGTACATCGGATGACGAAAAATACCTGTTCATCTCCCAAACGGAATCTACATCGGGAAATACGCTTCAAATAAAAGATCTCACACGTCACGGTTCACCTTGGATCACGATATCCGGCGGGTTCGATGCAGACTATAATGTTATCGATGATGTGAACGGAAATATATTTATACTCACCAATGATAATGCTCCCAAATGGAGACTTATCAGCGTAGATCCCAAAGCTCCGGAAAAGAAAAACTGGAAAGAAATCATCCCTGAGTCGGACAATGTATTGAGCAGCGTACGTATCGCCGGAGACAAATTACTGGTCACTTATATCAAAGATGCGATAGACCACGCCTATAGTTATAATCTGGACGGAACTAATCCCCGGGAGATAGAACTTCCCGCTTTAGGTTCCATAGAAGGATTTTCAGGAACACAAAAAGATAACGAAGCTTTTTACTCATTCCAGTCCTATACTTTACCTCCCACTATTTATAAATATGACGTAAAAAATAATAAATCGGAAATATTCCGTTCTTGTGACGTGAATTTCAATCCTGAAGATTATACGAGCGAACAGGTATTCTATACGAGCAAAGACGGAACAAAAGTACCGATGACAATTACTTATAAAAAAGGGATTAAACTTGATGGTAACAACCCTGCTCTGTTATATGGTTACGGAGGTTTCGACATCAATTTGAATCCCCGTTTCATGGTCATGAAAATACCTTTCCTGGAACAAGGCGGAATATATGCGGAAGCAAACTTGCGAGGGGGAGGCGAATATGGCGCCGAATGGCACAAAGCCGGAACGAAAATGCAAAAACAAAATGTTTTCGACGACTTTATTGCTGCTGCGGAATATTTGGTAGACAAAGGATATACTTCATCGAAAAAACTGGCTATAAACGGAGGTTCGAACGGCGGACTTTTAGTAGGTGCTTGTCTTACCCAGAGACCGGACCTCTATGCAGTGGCAGTACCCGAAGTAGGGGTACTGGATATGCTGAGATATCATCGGTTCACAATCGGATGGGCCTGGGCCACAGATTACGGTAAAAGCGACGACAGCCCCGAAATGTTCCAATATCTACTGGGCTATTCTCCTCTTCATAATGTCAAGGAAGGTACAGCTTATCCGGCCACTCTTGTTATGACGGGAGACCATGACGACAGGGTAGTTCCGGCACATTCATTCAAATTTGCGGCAACATTACAAGCGGCGAACAACGGAACTCACCCTACTCTTATCCGAATCGACTCCAAAGCCGGTCATGGTGCAGGAAAACCTATAAGTAAGGTTATTGACGCTCAAGCTGACATGTTCTCTTTTATCATGTACAATCTGGGCATGAAACCTGATTTTAAATAA